The Procambarus clarkii isolate CNS0578487 chromosome 18, FALCON_Pclarkii_2.0, whole genome shotgun sequence genome segment CGGACCTGGCCACTGCCAGCgacgccatcaaggtggcagggtTGAGGTTGGGTCCCAGGAACGACGGGTAGAGCATGCCAGCTGCGGCGGCGGCAGCTGCCTCCTGCTGGGAGGAGAGTGCGGCCAGCTGCAGCTGGTGATGGAGTCCCGGGAACCCCGCCAGGCCCCTGCCGCCCCCgccccccaggtggtggtggtggtggtggcctcccCCGAGGTGGCGGGAGGCCCCCAGGTGGGCCCCCAGGCTGATGCCCAGGTCCGTGGCGGCCGTCTTGTGGGCGAGGCCGCCGCTGCCCGGGTCCTTGTCCGTGTCGCCGCTCTCCTTCATCACTGTGCACGTGTCAGCGCCGGGGCCCAcgcctcccaccagccctgcaACAACACAATAATCTTATGCAACATCAATACCCAAAAGTAAACACATAATACAATGCataaatgaaaaacaaaattAGATTATTTAAATAACTTCGATCATCATAATTTTCCAACGTCAGCACCATGCACAGCTCCgccccccactctcacccccccccctgcctgagCACAACTGTGTACTGTACATCGTAAAaggacctacgggctcaccatagcccgtgctacttggaactgtttgttccaagtagcgaatctttaacaacaacatgtaCATCGAAACTATGAAGCTAATTGTAGGGCAATTGGTCCATGCCAGACACCTCCTATATATACAATCCAAACATTCATGTGTGTGAGTataataaatatgtatgtatgtatgtatgtatgtatgtatgtatgtatgtatgtatgtatgtatgtatgtatgtatgtatgtatgtatatatgtatacatgtatgtatgtatgtatgtatgtatgtatgtatgtatgtatgtatgtatgtatgtatgtatgtatgtatgtatgtatgtatacatgtatgtatgtatgtatgtatgtatgtatgtatgtatgtatgtatgtatgtatgtatgtatgtatgtatgtttttgTGTATCAAAGTTTGgcttaatacctggttgatggggttctgggagttcttctactccccaagcccggcccgaggccaggcttgacttgtgagagtttggtccaccaggctgttgcttggagcggcccgcaggcccaccacagcccagttggtccggcactccttggaggaataaatctagtttcctcttgaaacaaGCCAACATCAATTGTGGTATTTGGTAATTCGTACCATAAAGTTttactgaatctaaacttatctaatccGTATttattatttcgtgttctattcCATGTTGATAAGTTTAACACCTTACTAATGACCTCCTTTATTGTACCCTTTTCCTATTTATAGACTTTAGTCTTGTCGCCCTTTACTTTCGCCTTCCTAAACAGAGGGGACGTGTTGGCCTGGGAGGCGAgatgcaaaatgcagatgttgtctaCACAGACTTTGCCAAGGCATTGGACAAGTGAGACCATGGAGTGATAACCCATAAAAGGAGATCAATGGGAATAATGGGTAAAGTGGGGCGTTGGATTTTTAATtttgtcaaacagaacacaaatagTAACAACAATCAAATAAGGTCCAGCCCAGATCAGTGAaaggctctgtaccccagggcacagtcctggcaccactgctctgtaccccagggcacagtcctggcaccactgctctgtaccccagggcacagtcctggcaccactgctctgtaccccagggcacagtcctggcaccactgctctgtaccccagggcacagtcctggcaccactgctctgtaccccagggcacagtcctggcaccactgctctgtactccagggcacagtcctggcaccactgctctgtaccccagggcacagtcctggcaccactgctctgtaccccagggcacagtcctggcaccactgctctgtaccccagggcacagtcctggcaccactgctctgtaccccagggcacagtcctggcaccactgctctgtaccccagggcacagtcctggcaccactgctctgtaccccagggcacagtcctggcaccactgctctgtaccccagggcacagtcctggcaccactgctctgtaccccagggcacagtcctggcaccactgctctgtaccctagggcacagtcctggcaccactgctctttctcattcttatctcggatatagacagaaatagtcacagcttcgtgtcatcctttactGATGAtataaaaatcagcatgaaaatttcctcttTAGAAAACACTGAAAAACTAGAGgtagatattaataaagtcttcACTTAAGTaacggaaaataacatgatgattaatagtgacaagttccaggtactgagtatggtggacacgaggaacttaacgaaacacagggtacaagacacaatcagATTTAATCATAGATTGACAGCAACATGTAAaatatctgggaattatgatgtctgacgacctgacatttagtgaacataaccgagcaaatatagcggcggcggcggccaggacaatgataggatggattatgagaacgttcacatccagaaaccccacagcaatgttaatactatttacatcacttgtgctgtcccgtcttgagtactgcttgtTACTCACTATCCCTTTCAGAGCAAGAGAGATATTTGAATAGCagcaatacagagaacatatacggcacgcatagccacgattaaacatataaattattgggaccgtctcaaagctctcaaaacgtactttctggaaaggagacgaggaaGGTATCAAATAAGATATACATAACAAATACTAGAGGGTCAGGtctcaaatttgcacagtagaataacatcttactggagcgaaaggtacggaaggaaatgcagaatagaaccagtgagaagtagaggtgccataggcacaatcagagaactatGTACGAACTccatcccagcaagcattagaagtaTTACCGAAACTAAGGTAAACATCTTCAAGAAGCATTTAGATAAGTTGTTGCAAGAAGCATcggaccaaccaggttgtagtggatatgtgggcctgcaggccgccccAAGCAATAGTCTGTTGAGCCATTTTATCACAAaatgagcctggcctcaggccgggctcggggagtacaactcccgaaaccctctccaggtatgctgcagGTATGCTGCAGGTATGCTCCAAATCATGGATGCTTCAGCTTCCTGTGTGGAAGTTTTCtttcttaagaccgtctccccatTGCATGTTTGCAAGGTCTATATATATTTTGTCCTAGTCGATCCTTTTATTGTTAACACTGAATTGATTGAATGACTCTTCTCGCCTTGACCTATTGGACCTACTGCCGGTATTAATATTAGTGTGAACTTCAATGAGCTCGTGGCCTGAGGATCCCACCACAATATatggacgcaatatttgcttggttatgctccctaaacgttaggtcgtcagatatCATTATTGACCTTTTGGACCTACTGCCGGTATTAATATTAGTGtgaacttcaatgagcttgtggcctGAGGATCCAACCACAATATTAGTcgtaatatttgcttggttatgctccctaaacgttaggtcgtcagacatcattattcccaaatcctttacatgttaccttcttactatgggcagatttgcttgtgttttgtaccctgtattatgtttaaggtcctcatttttaccgtacctgagtacctggaatttatcactgttaaacataatGTTATTTTCCACGACCTAGTCGAAAActatattaatatctgcttgtggtTTTGcattgtcttcagcagaggtaattttgccCTCAGGTCCAGAGGTGGCCTCTTGTTCCCTCCgcctattttcattaccttatatttactgaggcagaactttagtagccatttgttggaccattccttcagtactgtgcgtttgtgtgtgtgtgtgtgtgtgtgtgtgtgtgtgtgtgtgtgtgtgtgtgtgtgtgtgtgtgtgtttattcaactagttgtattcacatagttgtggttacggaggttgagctctgctctttcggcccgcctcttaactgtcaatcaatcaactgttactaactactaatttttttttacacacaccgacccaggaagcaacccgtaacagctgtctaactcccaggtacctattttacctatttactgcaaggtaacagtggcatcagggtgaaaaaactctacccattgtttctcgccggcgccgggaatcgaaccccggaccacaggattacgtgtgcaGCGTGTTGTCCACCCAGCCAACGGCCCCCCaactgtatatgtgtgtgtgtgtactcatctagttcacctagttgtactcaccttgttgtgcttgtgggggttaagctctggctctttggtcccacctctcaactgtcaatcaactggtgtacaggttcctgatctatcatatctacatttgaaactgtgtatggagtcagcctccaccacatcacttcctaatgcattccatttgttaactactctgacacttaaaaatttctttctaatatctctatggctcatctgggtactaagtttccacctgtgtcccctagtgcgtgtgccccttgtgttaaatagcctatctttatcaaccctgtcgattcccttgagaatcttgaatgtggtgatcatgtcccccctaactcaagcatgtcttccaacgaagtgaggttcaattcccgtagtctctcctcgtagctcatacctctcagctcgggtactagtctggtggcaaacctttgaaccttttccagtttagtcttatgcttgactagatatggactccatgctggagccgcatactccaggattggtctgacatatgtggtacataatgttctgaaagattccttacccaagtttctaaaggccgttcttatgttagccaacctggcatatgctgctgatgttatcctcttgatatgagcttcaggggacaggtctggcgtgatatcaacccccaggtctttctctttctgtgtgtgtgtgtgtgtgtgtgtgtgtgtgtgtaagtgtgtgtgtaagtgtgtgtgtgtgtgtgtgtgtgtgtgtgtgtgtgtgtgtgtgtgtgtgtgtgtaagtgtgtactcacctagttgtactcacctagttgtgtttgcaggggttgagctctggctctttggtcccgcctctcaaccgtcaatcaacaggtgtacagattcatgagcctatcgggctctgtcatatctacacttgaaactgtgtgtgtgtaagtgtgtgtgtaagtgtgtgtgtaagtgtgtgtgtgtgtaagtgtgtgtgtgtgtgtgtgtgtgtgtgtgtgtgtgtgtgtgtgtgtgtgtgtgtgtgtgtgtgtgtgtgtgagtgcgccaGCGTGTGAGTGTGTGGCAGCAGGACCCGCGGCATGCCAAGTATCTACTTAAACTGGAAGCGTCTACTATTCCCGAGCGGATAAAATGGTTTTTCATCtccatcatttacatatatattggcGATAACCGAGCAAACAAATGCCCGCTGATTATGTTCTTCACTATGTGAGTGTATCTGTGGGTGCCTCTCTGTGGGCGCCCCGGGGCCCGTAGACCCCATTTGTGGGCGTCCCGGGTCCCGTAGACCCCATCTGTGGGCGTCCCGGGGCCCGTAGACCCCATCTGTGGGCGTCCCGGTGCCCGTAGACCCCATCTGTGGGCGTCTCCGTGCCCGTAGACCCCATCTGTGGGCGTCTCCGTGCCCGTAAACCCCATCTGTGGGCGTCCCGGTGCCCGTAGACCCCATCTGTGGGCGTCCCCGTGCCCGTAGACCCCATCTGTGGGCGTCCCGGTGCCCGTAGACCCCATCTGTGGGCGTCCCGGGCTCTGTAGACCCCATCTGTGGGCGTCCCGGTGCCCGTAGACCCCATCTGTGGGCGTCCCGGGCTCTGTAGACCCCATCTGTGGGCGTCCCGGGCTCTGTAGACCCCATCTGTGGGCGTCCCGGGCTCTGCAGACCCCATGTGTGGGCGCCCGGTGCATACCGGGCGTGTAGACAACGAGGAgacgctatgccccgaaatcatctcaaggtcctATAGACCCGTCTGTGGGCGCCCCTGGGCCTGGTATATCTAAAtttttgggatcgtctcaaagctctcaaaatatactctacggaaaggagacgagagaggtatcaactaatatatgtatatatatatatatatatatatatatatatatatatatatatatatatatatatatatatatatatatgtatatacggaagatactggagggccaggtcccaaatttgcacagtaaaataacaacatactggagcggaagatacggaaggaaatgcagaataaaaccagtgaagtgcagaggtgccataggcacagtcagagaacactgtctgaacatcagaggtccgcggctgttcaacaccctcccagcaagccttAGATAATTGCCGGAACAAAGATAGATGCATTCAAGAGACACTTGGATAGGTCCTTGCATCCTTGCAAGGCGTGCCGGACCAGCCTGGCTGTggcggatatgtgggcctgcgggccgctccaagcaacagtctggtggaataagttattacaagtcgagcttggcctcgggccgggctccgGGAGTAGAAGACCTCCGGAAAAGCTCTCCAGGTATGGTCCAGGGGTGTTCCCGGGGTGGGCGTGGTGTCCCCCGGGGTGGGCGTGGTGTCCCCGGGGTGGGCGTGGTGTCCCCCGGGGTGGGCGTGGTGTCCCCCGGGGTGGGCGTGGTGTTGCCGGGGTGGGCGTGGTGTCCCCGGGGTGGGCGTTGTGTCCCCCGGGGTGGGCGTTGTGTCCCCCGGGGTGGGCGTGGTGTCCCCCGGGGTGGGCGTGGTGTCCCCCGGGGTGGGTGCAGTGTCCCCCGGGGTGGGCGTGGTGTCCCCCGGGGTGGGCGTGGTGTCCCCCGGGGTGGGCGCAGTGTCCCCCGGGGTGGGCGTGGTGTCCCCCGGGGTGGGCGCAGTGTCCCCCGGGGTGGGCGTGGTGTCCCCCGGGGTGGGTGCAGTGTCCCCCGGGGTGGGCGTGGTGTCCCCCGGGGTGGGCGTGGTGTCCCCCGGGGTGGGTGCAGTGTCCCCCGGGGTGGGCGTGGTGTCCCCCGGGGTGGGTGCAGTGTCCCCCGGGGTGGGCGTGGTGTCCCCCGGGGTGGGCGTGGTGTCCCCCGGGGTGGGCGTGGTGTCCCCCGGGGTGGGCGTGGTGTCCCCCGGGGTGGGTGCAGTGTCCCCCGGGGTGGGCGTGGTGTCCCCCGGGGTGGGCGTGGTGTCCTCCGGGGTGGGCGTGGTGTCCCCCGGGGTGGGTGCAGTGTCCCCCGGGGTGGGCGTGGTGTCCCCCGGGGTGGGCGTGGTGTCCCCCGGGGTGGGCGTGGTGTCCCCCGGGGTGGGCGCAGTGTCCCCCGGGGTGGGCGTGGTGTCCCCCGGGGTGGGCGTGGTGTCCCCCGGGGTGGGCGTGGTGTCCCCCGGGGTGGGCGTGGTGTCCCCCGGGGTGGGCGTGGTGTCCCCCGGGGTGGGCGTGGTGTCCCCCGGGGTGGGCGTGGTGTCCCCCGGGGTGGGCGTGGTGTCCCCCGGGGTGGGTGCAGTGTCCCCCGGGGTGGGTGCAGTGTCCCCCGGGGTGGGTGCAGTGTCCCCCGGGGTGGGCGCGGTGTCCCCCGGGGTGGGCGTGGTGTCCCCCGGGGTGGGCGTGGTGTCCCCCGGGGTGGGCGTGGTGTCCCCCGGGGTGGGCGTGGTGTCCCCGGGGTGGGCGTGGTGTCCCCGGGGTGGGCGTGGTGTCCCCGGGGTGGGCGTGGTGTCCCCGGGGTGGGCATGGTGTCCCCCGGGGTGGGCGTGGTGTCCCCCGGGGTGGGCGTGGTGTCCCCCGGGGTGGGCGTGGTGTCCCCCGGGGTGGGCGTGGTGTCCCCCGGGGTGGGCGTGGTGTCCCCCGGGGTGGGCGTGGTGTCCCCCGGGGTGGGCGTGGTGTCCCCGGGGTGGGTATGGTGTCCCCCGGGGTGGGTATGGTGTCCCCCGGGGTGGGCGTGGTGTCCCCCGGGGTGGGCGTGGTGTCCCCCGGGGTGGGCGTGGTGTCCCCCGGGGTGGGCGTGGTGTCCCCCGGGGTGGGCGTGGTGTCCCCCGGGGTGGGCGTGGTGTCCCCCGGGGTGGGCGTGGTGTCCCCCGGGGTGGGCGTGGTGTCCCCCGGGGTGGGCGTGGTGTCCCCCGGGGTGGGCGTGGTGTCCCCCGGGGTGGGCGTGGTGTCCCCCGGGGTGGGCGTGGGGCGGGGTGTTTACGCGTGTGTGGTGATACAGAAGCTCCAGCTTTGAAGTCGAGGATCCCACACTCCCGCCCACGACGAATCAATTCAGCAGACCATCCAAGCATgatccccccccccgtctccgtcTCTTTAGGCCTGCACACTGCTCCCTAGGCCTCCACACTGCTCCCTAGGCCTCCACACTGCTCCCTAGGCCTCCACACTGCTCCCTAGGCCTCCACACTGCTCCCTAGGCCTGCACACTGCTCCCTAGGCCTCCACACTGCTCCCTAGGCCTCCACACTGCTCCCTAGGCCTCCACACTGCTCCCTAGGCCTGCACACTGCTCCCTAGGCCTGCACACTGCTCCCTAGGCCTCCACACTACTCCCTTGGCCTCCACACTGCTCCTCTAGGCCTCCACACGGCTCCCTAGGCCTCCACACTGCTCCCTAGGCCTCCACACTGCTCCCTAGGCCTGCACACTGCTCCCTAGGCCTCCACACTGCTCCCTAGGCCTGCACACTGCTCCCTAGGCCTGCACACTGCTCCCTAGGCCTGCACACTGCTCCCTAGGCCTCCACACTGCTCCCTAGGCCTCCACACTGCTCCTCTAGGCCTCCACACTGCTCCTCTAGGCCTCCACACTGCTCCCTAGGCCTCCACACTGCTCCCCTAGGCCTCCACACTGCTCCCCTAGGCCTCCACACTGCTCCCTAGGCCTGCACACTGCTCCCCTAGGCCTCCACACTGCTGAGGGCAGTGATGAGGGCAGGAGACTGTGAGGTGTGACTCCCAAGTACTGAAGGAGGCTCTTGGTGCTCATGCACAAGGGCTCTTGTTAGAGCTCCCCTCAAGTGTTAAGGGGGCCTCATAGAGCTCCCCAAAGAACGAACAGAGGCTCTAAATGCTTCGTAACTACATACGGAGGCTCTAAGGACCTCGTAACTACCAACGGAGGCTCTAAGGACCTCGTAACTACCAACGGAGGCTCTAAGGACCTCGTAACTATCAACGGAGGCTCTAAGGACCTCGTAACTATCAACGGAGGCTCTAAGGACCTCGTAACTATCAACGGAGGCTCTAAGGACCTCGTAACTATCAACGGAGGCTCTAAGGACCTCGTAACTATCAACGGAGGCTCTAAGGACCTCGTAACTATCAACGGAGGCTCTAAGGACCTCGTAACTACCAACGGAGGCTCTAAGGACCTCGTAACTACTAACGGAGGCTCTAAGGACCTCGTAACTATCAACGGAGGCTCTAAGGACTTCGTAACTACCAACGGAGGCTCTAAGGACCTCGTAACTATCAACGGAGGCTCTAAGGACCTCGTAACTACCAACGGAGGCTCTAAGGACCTCGTAACTACCAACGGAGGCTCTAAGGACCTCGTAACTACCAACGGAGGCTCTAAGGACCTCGTAACTACCAACGGAGGCTCTAAGGACCTCGTAACTACCAACGGAGGCTCTAAGGACCTCGTAACTACCAACGGAGGCTTTAAGGACCTCGTAACTACCAACGGAGGCTCTAAGGACCTCGTAACTACCAACGGAGGCTTTAAGGACCTCGTAACTACCAACGGAGGCTCTAAGGACCTCGTAACTACCAACGGAGGCTCTAAGGACCTCGTAACTACCAACGGAGGCTCTAAGGACCTCGTAACTACTAACGGAGGCTTTAAGGACCTCGTAACTACCAACGGAGGCTCTAAGGACCTCGTAACTACCAACGGAGGCTCTAAGGACCTCGTAACTACTAACGGAGGCTTTAAGGACCTCGTAACTACCAACGGAGGCTCTAAGGACCTCGTAACTACCAACGGAGGCTCTAAGGACCTCGTAACTACCAACGGAGGCTCTAAGGACCTCGTAACTACCAACGGAGGCTCTAAGGACCTCGTAACTACCAACGGAGGCTCTAAGGACTTCGTAACTACCAACGGAGGCTCTAAGGACCTCGTAACTACCAACGGAGGCTCTAAGGACCTCGTAACTACCAACGGAGGCTCTAAGGACCTCGTAACTATCAACGGAGGCTCTAAGGACTTCGTAACTACCAACGGAGGCTCTAAGGACCTCGTAACTACCAACGGAGGCTCTAAGGACCTCGTAACTACCAACGGAGGCTCTAAGGACCTCGTAACTACCAACGGAGGCTCTAAGGACCTCGTAACTACCAACGGAGGCTCTAAGGACCTCGTAACTACCAACGGAGGCTCTAAGGACCTCGTAACTACCAACGGAGGCTCTAAGGACCTCGTAACTACCAACGGAGGCTCTAAGGACCTCGTAACTACCAACGGAGGCTCTAAGGACCTCGTAACTACCAACGGAGGCTCTAAGGACCTCGTAACTACCAACGGAGACTCCAAAAGGCTCTTTATGTAATGATAAAAAAACGAGTGCTTAGTAAATTTTGGAAATTGATTTGTCTCCCCCTTGCATAGgcggagtgaggggggggagtgagggggtgtggggggggggggggtgaggggggagtgagggggagggttGCCATGGCAACCTGCAGCGGCGAGGCCCCGTTGGTCACCTCTCATAGGCCTATACGGCCCTGCACCCCTCaccccgaccaccaccaccaccatcgcctctactaccaccaccaccactactaacatcaCCTCGCCCTCTGTACCTTCcccccagtaccccccccccccccccgccccccctatGATTGTTGTTGATATCGTTAATTAATAGACAACACTGCCGGCAGACATCACCATAAACTGCACAACATTGTCTCAAGCGTCGCCACCACGTCGGTCTGAGTCTGGATAAACTGGGAGCTCACCTTCTGTCAACACTTAAGGTGTGTAACAACACCTAACTCAGCGTCTTGTTAACTCAGCGTCTTGTTAACTCAGCGTCTTGTTAACTCAGCGTCTTGTTAACTCAGCGTCTTGTTAACTCAGCGTCGTGTTAACTCAGCGTCTTGTTAACTCAGCGTCGTGTTAACTCAGCGTCTTGTTAACTCAGCGTCTTGTTAACTCAGCGTCGTGTTAACTCAGCGTCTTGTTAACTCAGCGTCTTGTTAACTCGGCGTCTTGTTAACTCGGCGTCTTGTTAACTCGGCGTCTTGTTAACTCGGCGTCTTGTTAACTCGGCGTCTTGTTAACTCAGCGTCTTGTTAACTCGGCGTCTTGTTAACTCAGCGTCTTGTTAACTCAGCGTCTTGTTAACTCAGCGTCTTGTTAACTCGGCGTCTTGTTAACTCGGCGTCTTGTTAACTCAGCGTCTTGTTAACTCAGCGTCTTGTTAACTCAGCGTCTTGTTAACTCAGCGTCTTGTTAACTCAGCGTCTTGTTAACTCAGCGTCTTGTTAACTCAGCGTCTTGTTAACTCAGCGTCTTGTTAACTCAGCGTCTTGTTAACTCAGCGTCTTGTTAACTCACCGTCTTGTTAACTCTTGCGATGGACACCACCTTTCCACTTAACAGTAAGTCTTAGCTCTGTCAGTTTACTTTGGCAAGGAGTACAGCCTTGCTTCAGCTGGAGAGTGACGGTGGAGCCTCGACCCCAGGCCTCAGTATCCACCAGGCCGTGGTGTGAGTGGCTGCAGcagggtacaccaggggggacgcCGAGCCTGGGAAGCCACACAGGAACCAGTCAATATCTTCTCTGGAAACTTGGGCACGTCCCTTCCTCAGATGGTCCTGGTCTCTCCTCTCTGACTAAGACGCTCCTAAGACAAATGGTCGCTGGCAAGAGTGCTCTCCAGAGTggtgacatagcccctctacacaagggagggagcaaagcattggcaaagaattatagaccagttgcactaacatcgcacatcataaaagtatttgagagagtgattaggagtcaggtcaccaatttcatggagaccaatgaccttcacagccCAGGCcatcatggatttcgagcgggaagatcgtgcctctcacagctactttagcactacgacaaagtaactgaggcattagaagaaaaacagaatgctgatgtgatatacacggactt includes the following:
- the LOC138366001 gene encoding uncharacterized protein, whose amino-acid sequence is MLGWSAELIRRGRECGILDFKAGASVSPHTRKHPAPRPPRGTPRPPRGTPRPPRGTPRPPRGTPRPPRGTPRPPRGTPRPPRGTPRPPRGTPRPPRGTPRPPRGTPRPPRGTPRPPRGTPYPPRGTPYPPRGHHAHPGGHHAHPGGHHAHPGGHHAHPGGHHAHPGGHHAHPGGHHAHPGGHHAHPGDTTPTPGTPRPPRGHHAHPGDTTPTPGDTTPTPGDTTPTPGDTTPTPGDTAPTPGDTAPTPGDTAPTPGDTAPTPGDTTPTPGDTTPTPGDTTPTPGDTTPTPGDTTPTPGDTTPTPGDTTPTPGDTTPTPGDTAPTPGDTTPTPGDTTPTPGDTTPTPGDTAPTPGDTTPTPEDTTPTPGDTTPTPGDTAPTPGDTTPTPGDTTPTPGDTTPTPGDTTPTPGDTAPTPGDTTPTPGDTAPTPGDTTPTPGDTTPTPGDTAPTPGDTTPTPGDTAPTPGDTTPTPGDTAPTPGDTTPTPGDTTPTPGDTAPTPGDTTPTPGDTTPTPGDTTPTPGDTTPTPGTPRPPRQHHAHPGGHHAHPGGHHAHPGDTTPTPGDTTPTPGTPLDHTWRAFPEVFYSRSPARGQARLVITYSTRLLLGAARRPTYPPQPGWSGTPCKDARTYPSVS
- the LOC138366002 gene encoding mucin-22-like; this encodes MRAGDCESSPQVLRGPHRAPQRTNRGSKCFVTTYGGSKDLVTTNGGSKDLVTTNGGSKDLVTINGGSKDLVTINGGSKDLVTINGGSKDLVTINGGSKDLVTINGGSKDLVTINGGSKDLVTTNGGSKDLVTTNGGSKDLVTINGGSKDFVTTNGGSKDLVTINGGSKDLVTTNGGSKDLVTTNGGSKDLVTTNGGSKDLVTTNGGSKDLVTTNGGSKDLVTTNGGFKDLVTTNGGSKDLVTTNGGFKDLVTTNGGSKDLVTTNGGSKDLVTTNGGSKDLVTTNGGFKDLVTTNGGSKDLVTTNGGSKDLVTTNGGFKDLVTTNGGSKDLVTTNGGSKDLVTTNGGSKDLVTTNGGSKDLVTTNGGSKDFVTTNGGSKDLVTTNGGSKDLVTTNGGSKDLVTINGGSKDFVTTNGGSKDLVTTNGGSKDLVTTNGGSKDLVTTNGGSKDLVTTNGGSKDLVTTNGGSKDLVTTNGGSKDLVTTNGGSKDLVTTNGGSKDLVTTNGGSKDLVTTNGDSKRLFM